From the Lathyrus oleraceus cultivar Zhongwan6 chromosome 4, CAAS_Psat_ZW6_1.0, whole genome shotgun sequence genome, one window contains:
- the LOC127075919 gene encoding (+)-neomenthol dehydrogenase, translating into MIQTDSASMANTKERYAVVTGSNKGIGLETVKRLASNGVKVVLTARNQKRGIQAFEKLKKDFGFCCNLVVFHQLDVTDPFSISSLVEFVKTQFGRLDILVNNAGINGFNADEMIEPIINWRELSQTYEMAEKCIITNYYGAKETTKAFLPLLKLSDSPVIVNVSSSAGLLKYISNEWAKNVLDDTENLNEKLIDEVLKEFLKDFKQDSLENNGWPTYLSAYKLSKAAVNSYTRLLAYRHPKMCINCVCPGFVKTDMNRNTGVLTVENGAASVVRLALVSSGSSSGHFFASQDLSSF; encoded by the exons ATGATTCAAACAGATTCAGCATCTATGGCAAACACAAAAGAAAG ATATGCGGTTGTTACAGGCTCAAATAAAGGGATAGGATTGGAAACTGTTAAGAGATTAGCTTCAAATGGAGTCAAAGTTGTTCTTACAGCTAGAAATCAGAAAAGGGGTATTCAAGCTTTTGAGAAATTGAAGAAAGATTTTGGGTTTTGTTGTAATCTTGTTGTTTTTCATCAACTTGATGTTACTGACCCTTTTAGTATTTCATCACTGGTTGAGTTTGTTAAGACTCAGTTTGGAAGACTTGATATCTTG GTGAATAATGCAGGAATCAATGGTTTCAATGCAGATGAGATG ATTGAACCGATTATTAATTGGAGGGAATTGAGTCAAACTTACGAGATGGCTGAAAAATGCATAATAACAAATTACTACGGCGCTAAAGAAACTACCAAGGCTTTTCTTCCTCTTCTAAAGTTATCCGATTCACCGGTGATCGTTAATGTTTCCTCTTCGGCAGGCCTATTAAAG TACATATCAAATGAATGGGCGAAGAATGTGTTAGACGACACCGAAAATCTCAACGAAAAGCTAATAGACGAAGTACTAAAAGAGTTTCTGAAAGACTTCAAACAAGATTCACTCGAAAACAACGGTTGGCCGACGTATCTTTCGGCCTACAAACTCTCGAAAGCAGCTGTGAATTCCTACACAAGACTTCTAGCTTATAGACATCCAAAGATGTGTATTAATTGTGTTTGTCCTGGTTTTGTTAAAACAGATATGAATAGAAACACAGGTGTATTAACTGTTGAAAATGGTGCTGCTAGTGTTGTGAGATTAGCATTAGTTTCTAGTGGTTCAAGTTCTGGTCACTTTTTTGCTAGCCAAGATTTGTCTAGTTTTTGA
- the LOC127137845 gene encoding (+)-neomenthol dehydrogenase, translating into MSQYWYLAFVFNGESPLLEFRFTYTTCLVDMKSILDNLLGYPDNQRIVKLYYRSPLIDNERDIQFKKFELKTNVDLTIMWSTCHRYETKGPIEKNYKIKDCEDCKIERRYSKRCNNYDEYIKSEFKVKIGVNNAGVVGGIVNGENVVRKMRGEISDWNIVVCQNYELTKECVETNFFGAERVTEALLPLLQLSTSPRIVNVSSRSGQLKCVPNDWARGVFDDIQSLTNEKLDEVLRMFLKDYKEGALEDKKWPTFLSGYTMAKTALNSYTRLLAMKFPNFRINCLCPDFDKTDINDNTGFLSIDEGAEYPVKLALLQDDGPSGLFFLRGEVISFQ; encoded by the exons ATGTCTCAATATTGGTATCTTGCATTTGTATTCAATGGAGAGAGTCCCCTTCTTGAATTTAGGTTCACATATACAACTTGTCTTGTCGATATGAAATCCATATTAGATAATCTCTTAGGATACCCAGACAATCAAAGGATTGTAAAACTCTATTACCGTTCACCGTTGATTGACAATGAAAGGGATATACAATTCAAAAAGTTTGAGCTGAAGACGAATGTCGATTTAACGATTATGTGGAGTACATGTCATCGTTACGAAACAAAGGGTCCGATCGAGAAGAACTACAAGATTAAGGATTGTGAAGACTGCAAGATTGAGCGACGATATTCTAAA agGTGCAACAACTATGATGAATATATTAAATCAGAATTCAaggtcaaaatcggg GTGAATAATGCTGGTGTTGTTGGGGGAATAGTGAATGGTGAGAATGTTGTTAGAAAG ATGAGAGGTGAAATATCTGATTGGAATATAGTAGTTTGTCAAAATTATGAACTAACCAAAGAATGTGTTGAAACAAACTTCTTTGGTGCTGAAAGAGTAACTGAAGCTCTTCTTCCCTTGCTCCAACTATCTACTTCTCCAAGGATTGTCAATGTCTCATCTAGATCTGGACAATTGAAG TGTGTGCCAAATGACTGGGCAAGAGGAGTGTTTGATGACATACAAAGCCTCACAAATGAAAAACTTGATGAAGTGCTCAGAATGTTTCTGAAAGATTACAAAGAAGGAGCATTGGAAGACAAAAAGTGGCCAACATTTCTTTCTGGTTACACAATGGCAAAAACAGCTTTGAATTCATACACAAGGTTGCTAGCAATGAAGTTTCCTAATTTCCGCATAAATTGTTTATGCCCTGACTTTGATAAGACTGATATTAATGACAATACTGGATTTTTAAGCATTGATGAAGGTGCAGAATATCCTGTGAAGCTAGCTTTGTTGCAAGATGATGGTCCATCTGGTCTATTTTTCCTAAGGGGTGAAGTCATTTCTTTTCAATAA